One genomic segment of Terriglobales bacterium includes these proteins:
- a CDS encoding integrase core domain-containing protein, with product FEARRKIAAWRKEYNEQRPHSSLGYRTPREFATWMGTAADGEKLPSSAAKTETQETMKVV from the coding sequence GTTCGAGGCGCGGCGGAAGATCGCGGCCTGGCGGAAGGAGTACAACGAGCAACGGCCGCACAGCAGTCTCGGGTATCGCACCCCGAGGGAGTTTGCTACATGGATGGGGACGGCTGCGGACGGCGAAAAGCTGCCGTCCTCCGCCGCCAAAACCGAAACCCAGGAGACTATGAAAGTCGTATGA